The Sandaracinaceae bacterium genome has a segment encoding these proteins:
- the yajC gene encoding preprotein translocase subunit YajC, whose product MLLTILEFLWWLQPAASSGGGGGGGGGGGGGGAASGLGANGCAMNAGLFALVMVFFYFFLIRPEQKRRKEHEEMLSAIVKGTEVRTTGGLLGTVVTVGDDHVILQIADKTRVNVLRSNIQTVESLRQAEAAKGGGKSKDEKDGSKEEARD is encoded by the coding sequence GTGCTCCTGACCATTCTCGAGTTTCTCTGGTGGCTCCAGCCCGCCGCCTCCTCCGGCGGAGGGGGTGGGGGTGGTGGCGGCGGCGGAGGCGGCGGCGCAGCCAGCGGCCTCGGCGCCAACGGCTGCGCGATGAACGCCGGCCTCTTCGCCCTGGTCATGGTCTTCTTCTACTTCTTCCTCATCCGTCCGGAGCAGAAGCGCCGGAAGGAGCACGAGGAGATGCTCTCGGCCATCGTGAAGGGCACCGAAGTGCGCACGACCGGGGGGCTGCTCGGGACCGTCGTCACCGTGGGCGACGATCACGTCATTCTGCAGATCGCCGACAAGACGCGGGTCAACGTTCTGCGCTCGAACATCCAGACTGTTGAGTCGCTGCGCCAGGCCGAGGCGGCCAAGGGCGGCGGCAAGTCCAAAGACGAGAAGGACGGGTCCAAAGAAGAGGCCCGGGACTGA